One Salmo trutta chromosome 26, fSalTru1.1, whole genome shotgun sequence DNA window includes the following coding sequences:
- the nlrc3l gene encoding LIM domain-containing protein A isoform X8, which produces MDSDSEVEGILQGSRNQERPPSSYGSMKSDEEEDENITEAQPSVGKSELHTFTTYTGVLLNRNVSPETVFTETTHQQSVSKNPQERTFITERSHTHTHQQSVSKHPQERTFITERSHTHTTHTTHQQSVSKHPQERTFITERSHTHTYTHHTPAVCQQAPPGENLHHREVSHTHTHTSSLSASTPRREPSSQRGNTHTHTPHTSSLSKHPQERTFITERSHTHTHTHTHTHTHTHTHTHTHTYTHTPAVCQLAPPGENLHHREVTHTYHTHQQSVSKHPQERTFITERSHTHTHHTHQQSVSKHPQERTFITERSHTHTHTSSLSASTPRREPSSQRGHTHTHTHTHTHTTHQQSVSKHPQERTFITERSHTHTTHQQSVSKHPQERTFITERSHTHTHQQSVSKHPQERTLITERSHTHTPHTSSLSASTPRREPSSQRGLTHIHTPHTSSLSASTPRREPSSQRGHTHQQSVSKHPQERTFITERSHTHTSSLSASTPRREPSSQRGLTHHTHHTPAVCQQAPPGENLHHREVTHTHTHTHTHTHTHTHTHTHTHTHTHTSSLSASTLRREPSSQRGLTHTHTHTSSLSASTPRREPSSQRGHTHTHTHTHTHTHTHTHTHTHTPYTHQQSVSKHPQERTFITERSHTHTTHTTHTSSLSASTPRREPSSQRGLTHTHTTHTSSLSASTPRREPSSQRGLTHTHTHQQSVSKHPQERTFITERSHIHTHTPHTSSLSASTPRREPSSQRGHTHTHTHTHTHTTHQQSVSKHPQERTFITERSHTHTTHQQSVSKHPQERTLITERSHTHTTHTSSLSASTPRREPSSQRGLTHTHTTHTSSLSASTPRREPSSQRGLTHTHTPAVCQQAPPGENLHHREITYTHTHTHTPHTSSLSASTPRREPSSQRGHIHTHTHTHTHTHTHTHTHTHTHTHTHTHTHTHTHTQLLIR; this is translated from the exons ATGGACTCGGATTCAGAAGTGGAGGG GATCCTACAGGGTAGCCGTAACCAGGAGAGACCTCCCTCTAGCTATGGCTCCATGAagagtgatgaagaggaggacgaGAACATCACTGAGGCTCAGCCCTCAGTTGGCAAATCGGAACTACACACCTTCACTACATATAcagg GGTCCTGCTGAACCGCAACGTGTCTCCAGAGACAGTCTTCACTGAGACCACACACCAGCAGTCTGTCAGCAAGAACCCCCAGGAGAGAACCTTCATCACagagaggtcacacacacacacacaccagcagtctGTCAGCAAGCACCCCCAGGAGAGAACCTTCATCACagagaggtcacacacacacaccacacacaccacacaccagcaGTCTGTCAGCAAGCACCCCCAGGAGAGAACCTTCATCACAGagaggtctcacacacacacatacacacaccacacaccagcaGTCTGTCAGCAAGCACCCCCAGGAGAGAACCTTCATCACAGagaggtctcacacacacacacacacaccagcagtctGTCAGCAAGCACCCCCAGGAGAGAACCTTCATCACagagaggaaacacacacacacacacaccacacaccagcaGTCTCAGCAAGCACCCCCAGGAGAGAACCTTCATCACagagaggtcacacacacacacacacacacacacacacacacacacacacacacacacacacacacacacacacacatacacacacacaccagcagtctGTCAGCTAGCACCCCCAGGAGAGAACCTTCATCACAGagaggtcacacacacataccacacacaccagCAGTCTGTCAGCAAGCACCCCCAGGAGAGAACCTTCATCACAGagaggtctcacacacacacacaccacacacaccagcagTCTGTCAGCAAGCACCCCCAGGAGAGAACCTTCATCACAGagag gtctcacacacacacacacaccagcagtctGTCAGCAAGCACCCCCAGGAGAGAACCTTCATCACagagaggtcacacacacacacatacacacacacacacacacaccacacaccagcaGTCTGTCAGCAAGCACCCCCAGGAGAGAACCTTCATCACagagaggtcacacacacacaccacacaccagcaGTCTGTCAGCAAGCACCCCCAGGAGAGAACCTTCATCACAGagaggtctcacacacacacacaccagcagtctGTCAGCAAGCACCCCCAGGAGAGAACCTTAATCACAGagaggtctcacacacacacaccacacaccagtaGTCTGTCAGCAAGCACCCCCAGGAGAGAACCTTCATCACAGAGaggtctcacacacatacacacaccacacaccagcaGTCTGTCAGCAAGCACCCCCAGGAGAGAACCTTCATCACAGAGAGGTCACACACACCAGCAGTCTGTCAGCAAGCACCCCCAGGAGAGAACCTTCATCACagagaggtcacacacacacaccagcagtctGTCAGCAAGCACCCCCAGGAGAGAACCTTCATCACAGAGAggtctcacacaccacacacaccacacaccagcaGTCTGTCAGCAAGCACCCCCAGGAGAGAACCTTCATCACagagaggtcacacacacacacacacacacacacacacacacacacacacacacacacacacacacacacacacacacacatacacacaccagcaGTCTGTCAGCAAGCACCCTCAGGAGAGAACCTTCATCACAGagaggtctcacacacacacacacacacaccagcagtctGTCAGCAAGCACCCCCAGGAGAGAACCTTCATCACAGAgag gtcacacacacacacacacacacacacacacacacacacacacacacacacacacacacacacacacaccatacacacaccagcAGTCTGTCAGCAAGCACCCCCAGGAGAGAACCTTCATCACAGagaggtctcacacacacaccacacacaccacacacaccagcagTCTGTCAGCAAGCACCCCCAGGAGAGAACCTTCATCACAGagaggtctcacacacacacacaccacacacaccagcagTCTGTCAGCAAGCACCCCCAGGAGAGAACCTTCATCACAGagaggtctcacacacacacacacacaccagcagtctGTCAGCAAGCACCCCCAGGAGAGAACCTTCATCACTGAGAgatcacatatacacacacacacaccacacaccagcaGTCTGTCAGCAAGCACCCCCAGGAGAGAACCTTCATCACagagaggtcacacacacacacatacacacacacacacacacaccacacaccagcaGTCTGTCAGCAAGCACCCCCAGGAGAGAACCTTCATCACagagaggtcacacacacacaccacacaccagcaGTCTGTCAGCAAGCACCCCCAGGAGAGAACCTTAATCACAGagaggtctcacacacacaccacacacaccagcagTCTGTCAGCAAGCACCCCCAGGAGAGAACCTTCATCACAGagaggtctcacacacacacacaccacacacaccagcagTCTGTCAGCAAGCACCCCCAGGAGAGAACCTTCATCACAGagaggtctcacacacacacacacaccagcagtctGTCAGCAAGCACCCCCAGGAGAGAACCTTCATCACAGAGAgatcacatatacacacacacacacacacacaccacacaccagcaGTCTGTCAGCAAGCACCCCCAGGAGAGAACCTTCATCACAGAGaggtcacat acacacacacacacacacacacacacacacacacacacacacacacacacacacacacacacacacacacacacacacacacacacacacacacacacacacacagttgcttATCAGGTAA
- the nlrc3l gene encoding filaggrin-2 isoform X21: MDSDSEVEGILQGSRNQERPPSSYGSMKSDEEEDENITEAQPSVGKSELHTFTTYTGVLLNRNVSPETVFTETTHQQSVSKNPQERTFITERSHTHTHQQSVSKHPQERTFITERSHTHTTHTTHQQSVSKHPQERTFITERSHTHTYTHHTPAVCQQAPPGENLHHREVSHTHTHTSSLSASTPRREPSSQRGNTHTHTPHTSSLSKHPQERTFITERSHTHTHTHTHTHTHTHTHTHTHTYTHTPAVCQLAPPGENLHHREVTHTYHTHQQSVSKHPQERTFITERSHTHTHHTHQQSVSKHPQERTFITERSHTHTYTHHTPAVCQQAPPGENLHHREVSHTHTHQQSVSKHPQERTFITERSHTHTHTHTHTHTHTHTHTHTHTHTHTHTHTSSLSASTLRREPSSQRGLTHTHTHTSSLSASTPRREPSSQRGHIHTHTSSLSASTPRRELSSQRGHTHTHTHATHTSSLSASTPRREPSSQRGHTHTHTHTHTHTHTHTHTHTHTPYTHQQSVSKHPQERTFITERSHTHTTHTTHTSSLSASTPRREPSSQRGLTHTHTTHTSSLSASTPRREPSSQRGLTHTHTHQQSVSKHPQERTFITERSHIHTHTPHTSSLSASTPRREPSSQRGHTHTHTHTHTHTTHQQSVSKHPQERTFITERSHTHTTHQQSVSKHPQERTLITERSHTHTTHTSSLSASTPRREPSSQRGLTHTHTTHTSSLSASTPRREPSSQRGLTHTHTPAVCQQAPPGENLHHREITYTHTHTHTPHTSSLSASTPRREPSSQRGHIHTHTHTHTHTHTHTHTHTHTHTHTHTHTHTHTHTQLLIR, translated from the exons ATGGACTCGGATTCAGAAGTGGAGGG GATCCTACAGGGTAGCCGTAACCAGGAGAGACCTCCCTCTAGCTATGGCTCCATGAagagtgatgaagaggaggacgaGAACATCACTGAGGCTCAGCCCTCAGTTGGCAAATCGGAACTACACACCTTCACTACATATAcagg GGTCCTGCTGAACCGCAACGTGTCTCCAGAGACAGTCTTCACTGAGACCACACACCAGCAGTCTGTCAGCAAGAACCCCCAGGAGAGAACCTTCATCACagagaggtcacacacacacacacaccagcagtctGTCAGCAAGCACCCCCAGGAGAGAACCTTCATCACagagaggtcacacacacacaccacacacaccacacaccagcaGTCTGTCAGCAAGCACCCCCAGGAGAGAACCTTCATCACAGagaggtctcacacacacacatacacacaccacacaccagcaGTCTGTCAGCAAGCACCCCCAGGAGAGAACCTTCATCACAGagaggtctcacacacacacacacacaccagcagtctGTCAGCAAGCACCCCCAGGAGAGAACCTTCATCACagagaggaaacacacacacacacacaccacacaccagcaGTCTCAGCAAGCACCCCCAGGAGAGAACCTTCATCACagagaggtcacacacacacacacacacacacacacacacacacacacacacacacacacacacacacacacacacatacacacacacaccagcagtctGTCAGCTAGCACCCCCAGGAGAGAACCTTCATCACAGagaggtcacacacacataccacacacaccagCAGTCTGTCAGCAAGCACCCCCAGGAGAGAACCTTCATCACAGagaggtctcacacacacacacaccacacacaccagcagTCTGTCAGCAAGCACCCCCAGGAGAGAACCTTCATCACAGagaggtctcacacacacacatacacacaccacacaccagcaGTCTGTCAGCAAGCACCCCCAGGAGAGAACCTTCATCACAGagaggtctcacacacacacacacaccagcagtctGTCAGCAAGCACCCCCAGGAGAGAACCTTCATCACagagaggtcacacacacacac acacacacacacacacacacacacacacacacacacacacacacacacacacacacacacacacacacatacacacaccagcaGTCTGTCAGCAAGCACCCTCAGGAGAGAACCTTCATCACAGagaggtctcacacacacacacacacacaccagcagtctGTCAGCAAGCACCCCCAGGAGAGAACCTTCATCACAGAgaggtcacatacacacacacaccagcagtctGTCAGCAAGCACCCCCAGGAGAGAACTTTCATCACagagaggtcacacacacacacatacacacgccacacacaccaGCAGTCTGTCAGCAAGCACCCCCAGGAGAGAACCTTCATCACAGagag gtcacacacacacacacacacacacacacacacacacacacacacacacacacacacacacacacacaccatacacacaccagcAGTCTGTCAGCAAGCACCCCCAGGAGAGAACCTTCATCACAGagaggtctcacacacacaccacacacaccacacacaccagcagTCTGTCAGCAAGCACCCCCAGGAGAGAACCTTCATCACAGagaggtctcacacacacacacaccacacacaccagcagTCTGTCAGCAAGCACCCCCAGGAGAGAACCTTCATCACAGagaggtctcacacacacacacacacaccagcagtctGTCAGCAAGCACCCCCAGGAGAGAACCTTCATCACTGAGAgatcacatatacacacacacacaccacacaccagcaGTCTGTCAGCAAGCACCCCCAGGAGAGAACCTTCATCACagagaggtcacacacacacacatacacacacacacacacacaccacacaccagcaGTCTGTCAGCAAGCACCCCCAGGAGAGAACCTTCATCACagagaggtcacacacacacaccacacaccagcaGTCTGTCAGCAAGCACCCCCAGGAGAGAACCTTAATCACAGagaggtctcacacacacaccacacacaccagcagTCTGTCAGCAAGCACCCCCAGGAGAGAACCTTCATCACAGagaggtctcacacacacacacaccacacacaccagcagTCTGTCAGCAAGCACCCCCAGGAGAGAACCTTCATCACAGagaggtctcacacacacacacacaccagcagtctGTCAGCAAGCACCCCCAGGAGAGAACCTTCATCACAGAGAgatcacatatacacacacacacacacacacaccacacaccagcaGTCTGTCAGCAAGCACCCCCAGGAGAGAACCTTCATCACAGAGaggtcacat acacacacacacacacacacacacacacacacacacacacacacacacacacacacacacacacacacacacacacacacacacacacacacacacacacacacagttgcttATCAGGTAA
- the nlrc3l gene encoding filaggrin-2 isoform X11: MDSDSEVEGILQGSRNQERPPSSYGSMKSDEEEDENITEAQPSVGKSELHTFTTYTGVLLNRNVSPETVFTETTHQQSVSKNPQERTFITERSHTHTHQQSVSKHPQERTFITERSHTHTTHTTHQQSVSKHPQERTFITERSHTHTYTHHTPAVCQQAPPGENLHHREVSHTHTHTSSLSASTPRREPSSQRGNTHTHTPHTSSLSKHPQERTFITERSHTHTHTHTHTHTHTHTHTHTHTYTHTPAVCQLAPPGENLHHREVTHTYHTHQQSVSKHPQERTFITERSHTHTHHTHQQSVSKHPQERTFITERSHTHTHTSSLSASTPRREPSSQRGHTHTHTHTHTHTTHQQSVSKHPQERTFITERSHTHTTHQQSVSKHPQERTFITERSHTHTHQQSVSKHPQERTLITERSHTHTPHTSSLSASTPRREPSSQRGLTHIHTPHTSSLSASTPRREPSSQRGHTHQQSVSKHPQERTFITERSHTHTSSLSASTPRREPSSQRGLTHHTHHTPAVCQQAPPGENLHHREVSHTHTHTPAVCQQAPPGENLHHREVTYTHTPAVCQQAPPGENFHHREVTHTHIHTPHTPAVCQQAPPGENLHHREVSHTHTHQQSVSKHPQERTFITERSHTHTTHTTHTSSLSASTPRREPSSQRGLTHTHTTHTSSLSASTPRREPSSQRGLTHTHTHQQSVSKHPQERTFITERSHIHTHTPHTSSLSASTPRREPSSQRGHTHTHTHTHTHTTHQQSVSKHPQERTFITERSHTHTTHQQSVSKHPQERTLITERSHTHTTHTSSLSASTPRREPSSQRGLTHTHTTHTSSLSASTPRREPSSQRGLTHTHTPAVCQQAPPGENLHHREITYTHTHTHTPHTSSLSASTPRREPSSQRGHIHTHTHTHTHTHTHTHTHTHTHTHTHTHTHTHTHTQLLIR, encoded by the exons ATGGACTCGGATTCAGAAGTGGAGGG GATCCTACAGGGTAGCCGTAACCAGGAGAGACCTCCCTCTAGCTATGGCTCCATGAagagtgatgaagaggaggacgaGAACATCACTGAGGCTCAGCCCTCAGTTGGCAAATCGGAACTACACACCTTCACTACATATAcagg GGTCCTGCTGAACCGCAACGTGTCTCCAGAGACAGTCTTCACTGAGACCACACACCAGCAGTCTGTCAGCAAGAACCCCCAGGAGAGAACCTTCATCACagagaggtcacacacacacacacaccagcagtctGTCAGCAAGCACCCCCAGGAGAGAACCTTCATCACagagaggtcacacacacacaccacacacaccacacaccagcaGTCTGTCAGCAAGCACCCCCAGGAGAGAACCTTCATCACAGagaggtctcacacacacacatacacacaccacacaccagcaGTCTGTCAGCAAGCACCCCCAGGAGAGAACCTTCATCACAGagaggtctcacacacacacacacacaccagcagtctGTCAGCAAGCACCCCCAGGAGAGAACCTTCATCACagagaggaaacacacacacacacacaccacacaccagcaGTCTCAGCAAGCACCCCCAGGAGAGAACCTTCATCACagagaggtcacacacacacacacacacacacacacacacacacacacacacacacacacacacacacacacacacatacacacacacaccagcagtctGTCAGCTAGCACCCCCAGGAGAGAACCTTCATCACAGagaggtcacacacacataccacacacaccagCAGTCTGTCAGCAAGCACCCCCAGGAGAGAACCTTCATCACAGagaggtctcacacacacacacaccacacacaccagcagTCTGTCAGCAAGCACCCCCAGGAGAGAACCTTCATCACAGagag gtctcacacacacacacacaccagcagtctGTCAGCAAGCACCCCCAGGAGAGAACCTTCATCACagagaggtcacacacacacacatacacacacacacacacacaccacacaccagcaGTCTGTCAGCAAGCACCCCCAGGAGAGAACCTTCATCACagagaggtcacacacacacaccacacaccagcaGTCTGTCAGCAAGCACCCCCAGGAGAGAACCTTCATCACAGagaggtctcacacacacacacaccagcagtctGTCAGCAAGCACCCCCAGGAGAGAACCTTAATCACAGagaggtctcacacacacacaccacacaccagtaGTCTGTCAGCAAGCACCCCCAGGAGAGAACCTTCATCACAGAGaggtctcacacacatacacacaccacacaccagcaGTCTGTCAGCAAGCACCCCCAGGAGAGAACCTTCATCACAGAGAGGTCACACACACCAGCAGTCTGTCAGCAAGCACCCCCAGGAGAGAACCTTCATCACagagaggtcacacacacacaccagcagtctGTCAGCAAGCACCCCCAGGAGAGAACCTTCATCACAGAGAggtctcacacaccacacacaccacacaccagcaGTCTGTCAGCAAGCACCCCCAGGAGAGAACCTTCATCACagagag gtctcacacacacacacacacacaccagcagtctGTCAGCAAGCACCCCCAGGAGAGAACCTTCATCACAGAgaggtcacatacacacacacaccagcagtctGTCAGCAAGCACCCCCAGGAGAGAACTTTCATCACagagaggtcacacacacacacatacacacgccacacacaccaGCAGTCTGTCAGCAAGCACCCCCAGGAGAGAACCTTCATCACAGagaggtctcacacacacacacacaccagcagtctGTCAGCAAGCACCCCCAGGAGAGAACCTTCATCACagagag gtctcacacacacaccacacacaccacacacaccagcagTCTGTCAGCAAGCACCCCCAGGAGAGAACCTTCATCACAGagaggtctcacacacacacacaccacacacaccagcagTCTGTCAGCAAGCACCCCCAGGAGAGAACCTTCATCACAGagaggtctcacacacacacacacacaccagcagtctGTCAGCAAGCACCCCCAGGAGAGAACCTTCATCACTGAGAgatcacatatacacacacacacaccacacaccagcaGTCTGTCAGCAAGCACCCCCAGGAGAGAACCTTCATCACagagaggtcacacacacacacatacacacacacacacacacaccacacaccagcaGTCTGTCAGCAAGCACCCCCAGGAGAGAACCTTCATCACagagaggtcacacacacacaccacacaccagcaGTCTGTCAGCAAGCACCCCCAGGAGAGAACCTTAATCACAGagaggtctcacacacacaccacacacaccagcagTCTGTCAGCAAGCACCCCCAGGAGAGAACCTTCATCACAGagaggtctcacacacacacacaccacacacaccagcagTCTGTCAGCAAGCACCCCCAGGAGAGAACCTTCATCACAGagaggtctcacacacacacacacaccagcagtctGTCAGCAAGCACCCCCAGGAGAGAACCTTCATCACAGAGAgatcacatatacacacacacacacacacacaccacacaccagcaGTCTGTCAGCAAGCACCCCCAGGAGAGAACCTTCATCACAGAGaggtcacat acacacacacacacacacacacacacacacacacacacacacacacacacacacacacacacacacacacacacacacacacacacacacacacacacacacacagttgcttATCAGGTAA
- the nlrc3l gene encoding filaggrin-2 isoform X19 yields MDSDSEVEGILQGSRNQERPPSSYGSMKSDEEEDENITEAQPSVGKSELHTFTTYTGVLLNRNVSPETVFTETTHQQSVSKNPQERTFITERSHTHTHQQSVSKHPQERTFITERSHTHTTHTTHQQSVSKHPQERTFITERSHTHTYTHHTPAVCQQAPPGENLHHREVSHTHTHTSSLSASTPRREPSSQRGNTHTHTPHTSSLSKHPQERTFITERSHTHTTHQQSVSKHPQERTFITERSHTHTHQQSVSKHPQERTLITERSHTHTPHTSSLSASTPRREPSSQRGLTHIHTPHTSSLSASTPRREPSSQRGHTHQQSVSKHPQERTFITERSHTHTSSLSASTPRREPSSQRGLTHHTHHTPAVCQQAPPGENLHHREVTHTHTHTHTHTHTHTHTHTHTHTHTHTSSLSASTLRREPSSQRGLTHTHTHTSSLSASTPRREPSSQRGHIHTHTSSLSASTPRRELSSQRGHTHTHTHATHTSSLSASTPRREPSSQRGHTHTHTHTHTHTHTHTHTHTHTPYTHQQSVSKHPQERTFITERSHTHTTHTTHTSSLSASTPRREPSSQRGLTHTHTTHTSSLSASTPRREPSSQRGLTHTHTHQQSVSKHPQERTFITERSHIHTHTPHTSSLSASTPRREPSSQRGHTHTHTHTHTHTTHQQSVSKHPQERTFITERSHTHTTHQQSVSKHPQERTLITERSHTHTTHTSSLSASTPRREPSSQRGLTHTHTTHTSSLSASTPRREPSSQRGLTHTHTPAVCQQAPPGENLHHREITYTHTHTHTPHTSSLSASTPRREPSSQRGHIHTHTHTHTHTHTHTHTHTHTHTHTHTHTHTHTHTQLLIR; encoded by the exons ATGGACTCGGATTCAGAAGTGGAGGG GATCCTACAGGGTAGCCGTAACCAGGAGAGACCTCCCTCTAGCTATGGCTCCATGAagagtgatgaagaggaggacgaGAACATCACTGAGGCTCAGCCCTCAGTTGGCAAATCGGAACTACACACCTTCACTACATATAcagg GGTCCTGCTGAACCGCAACGTGTCTCCAGAGACAGTCTTCACTGAGACCACACACCAGCAGTCTGTCAGCAAGAACCCCCAGGAGAGAACCTTCATCACagagaggtcacacacacacacacaccagcagtctGTCAGCAAGCACCCCCAGGAGAGAACCTTCATCACagagaggtcacacacacacaccacacacaccacacaccagcaGTCTGTCAGCAAGCACCCCCAGGAGAGAACCTTCATCACAGagaggtctcacacacacacatacacacaccacacaccagcaGTCTGTCAGCAAGCACCCCCAGGAGAGAACCTTCATCACAGagaggtctcacacacacacacacacaccagcagtctGTCAGCAAGCACCCCCAGGAGAGAACCTTCATCACagagaggaaacacacacacacacacaccacacaccagcaGTCTCAGCAAGCACCCCCAG GAGAGAACCTTCATCACagagaggtcacacacacacaccacacaccagcaGTCTGTCAGCAAGCACCCCCAGGAGAGAACCTTCATCACAGagaggtctcacacacacacacaccagcagtctGTCAGCAAGCACCCCCAGGAGAGAACCTTAATCACAGagaggtctcacacacacacaccacacaccagtaGTCTGTCAGCAAGCACCCCCAGGAGAGAACCTTCATCACAGAGaggtctcacacacatacacacaccacacaccagcaGTCTGTCAGCAAGCACCCCCAGGAGAGAACCTTCATCACAGAGAGGTCACACACACCAGCAGTCTGTCAGCAAGCACCCCCAGGAGAGAACCTTCATCACagagaggtcacacacacacaccagcagtctGTCAGCAAGCACCCCCAGGAGAGAACCTTCATCACAGAGAggtctcacacaccacacacaccacacaccagcaGTCTGTCAGCAAGCACCCCCAGGAGAGAACCTTCATCACagagaggtcacacacacacacacacacacacacacacacacacacacacacacacacacacacacacacacacacacacatacacacaccagcaGTCTGTCAGCAAGCACCCTCAGGAGAGAACCTTCATCACAGagaggtctcacacacacacacacacacaccagcagtctGTCAGCAAGCACCCCCAGGAGAGAACCTTCATCACAGAgaggtcacatacacacacacaccagcagtctGTCAGCAAGCACCCCCAGGAGAGAACTTTCATCACagagaggtcacacacacacacatacacacgccacacacaccaGCAGTCTGTCAGCAAGCACCCCCAGGAGAGAACCTTCATCACAGagag gtcacacacacacacacacacacacacacacacacacacacacacacacacacacacacacacacacaccatacacacaccagcAGTCTGTCAGCAAGCACCCCCAGGAGAGAACCTTCATCACAGagaggtctcacacacacaccacacacaccacacacaccagcagTCTGTCAGCAAGCACCCCCAGGAGAGAACCTTCATCACAGagaggtctcacacacacacacaccacacacaccagcagTCTGTCAGCAAGCACCCCCAGGAGAGAACCTTCATCACAGagaggtctcacacacacacacacacaccagcagtctGTCAGCAAGCACCCCCAGGAGAGAACCTTCATCACTGAGAgatcacatatacacacacacacaccacacaccagcaGTCTGTCAGCAAGCACCCCCAGGAGAGAACCTTCATCACagagaggtcacacacacacacatacacacacacacacacacaccacacaccagcaGTCTGTCAGCAAGCACCCCCAGGAGAGAACCTTCATCACagagaggtcacacacacacaccacacaccagcaGTCTGTCAGCAAGCACCCCCAGGAGAGAACCTTAATCACAGagaggtctcacacacacaccacacacaccagcagTCTGTCAGCAAGCACCCCCAGGAGAGAACCTTCATCACAGagaggtctcacacacacacacaccacacacaccagcagTCTGTCAGCAAGCACCCCCAGGAGAGAACCTTCATCACAGagaggtctcacacacacacacacaccagcagtctGTCAGCAAGCACCCCCAGGAGAGAACCTTCATCACAGAGAgatcacatatacacacacacacacacacacaccacacaccagcaGTCTGTCAGCAAGCACCCCCAGGAGAGAACCTTCATCACAGAGaggtcacat acacacacacacacacacacacacacacacacacacacacacacacacacacacacacacacacacacacacacacacacacacacacacacacacacacacacagttgcttATCAGGTAA